From the Musa acuminata AAA Group cultivar baxijiao chromosome BXJ1-2, Cavendish_Baxijiao_AAA, whole genome shotgun sequence genome, one window contains:
- the LOC135607762 gene encoding transcription factor bHLH115-like has product MGSNPNAGGGWIINYGGFMEDVHASDFIWAPQVVDDPSASSAMLGFDALRKEDNRPNNGNLRKRPRAESCAVPGTKACREKIRRDRLNCRFTELCSILDPGKPPKTDKFAILGDATRLLNHLRNEAKKIEESNEALHDAIKNMKAEKVELRDERTRLKAEKARIEEMLKVISTTPQFITQPAAATFHETSAAAHSKTIPYPNYLPMGMWQWTAPAAIDTSQDHVLRPPVA; this is encoded by the exons ATGGGCTCCAATCCGAACGCCGGCGGGGGGTGGATTATAAACTACGGAGGGTTCATGGAGGATGTGCACGCCTCGGATTTCATCTGGGCGCCCCAGGTCGTCGACGATCCTTCGGCTTCAAG CGCAATGCTTGGGTTTGATGCCTTGCGCAAGGAGGACAACCGTCCAAATAATGGTAACCTGAGAAAACG ACCTCGTGCCGAGTCCTGTGCTGTACCAGGGACAAAAGCTTGCCGGGAGAAAATACGAAGGGATAGACTTAACTGTCG ATTTACAGAGCTTTGTTCTATCTTGGATCCTGGGAAGCCTCCTAAGACAGATAAATTTGCCATTCTGGGTGATGCCACTCGTCTGTTGAACCACTTACGTAATGAAGCAAAGAAGATTGAAGAGTCAAATGAAGCACTTCATGATGCTATAAAGAATATGAAG GCAGAGAAAGTGGAGCTAAGGGATGAGAGGACGAGGCTAAAGGCTGAGAAAGCACGGATCGAAGAGATGCTCAAAGTCATTAGCACCACACCCCAGTTCATCACTCAACCTGCTGCTGCAACATTCCATGAGACATCAGCTGCAGCTCACAGCAAAACCATTCCGTATCCAAACTACCTACCGATGGGCATGTGGCAATGGACAGCTCCAGCAGCTATTGATACTTCTCAGGATCATGTGCTAAGGCCACCTGTTGCATAG
- the LOC135607746 gene encoding probable mannose-1-phosphate guanylyltransferase 1: MKALILVGGFGTRLRPLTLSVPKPLVDFANKPMILHQIEALKDVGVTEVVLAINYQPEVMLNFLKDFESKLGIKITCSQETEPLGTAGPLALARDKLIDGSGEPFFVLNSDVISEYPFAELIRFHKSRGSEATIMVTKVEEPSKYGVVVMEEESGKVDRFVEKPQTFVGNKINAGIYLLNPSVLDRIELKPTSIEKEVFPKIAADQKLHAMVLPGFWMDIGQPKDYITGLRLYLEAIRRRKPYKLAVGPHIVGNVLVHESAVIGEGCLIGPDVAIGPGCVVEDGVRLSRCTVMRAARIKKHSCISSSIIGWHSTVGQWARVENMTILGEDVHVCDEVYSNGGVVLPHKEIKSSILKPAIVM; this comes from the exons ATGAAAGCGCTCATTCTCGTTGGAGGATTTGGCACCCGTCTCCGTCCTTTGACGCTCAGTGTTCCAAAGCCACTGGTTGACTTCGCTAATAAACCAATGATCCTGCATCAG ATCGAAGCTTTGAAGGATGTAGGAGTGACCGAAGTCGTTCTGGCCATCAATTATCAACCAGAG GTGATGCTCAACTTCTTGAAGGATTTTGAAAGCAAGCTTGGCATCAAGATCACCTGCTCCCAAGAAACCGAGCCACTGGGAACAGCTGGTCCCCTGGCTCTAGCCAGGGACAAGCTAATAGATGGTTCTGGTGAGCCCTTCTTCGTCCTCAACAGCGATGTCATCAGCGAGTACCCATTTGCTGAACTGATCCGGTTCCATAAATCCCGTGGCAGCGAGGCAACGATCATGGTGACCAAG GTTGAGGAGCCATCCAAGTATGGTGTAGTTGTCATGGAGGAGGAATCCGGAAAGGTTGATAGATTCGTGGAAAAGCCACAAACATTCGTGGGAAACAAGATCAATGCTGGAATTTACTTGTTGAACCCATCTGTGTTGGACCGCATCGAACTCAAGCCGACCTCAATCGAGAAGGAGGTGTTCCCGAAGATCGCAGCGGATCAAAAGCTCCACGCCATGGTCCTCCCAGGTTTCTGGATGGATATCGGGCAGCCGAAGGACTACATCACAGGCTTGAGGCTCTACTTGGAGGCCATACGGAGGAGAAAACCATACAAGCTAGCCGTCGGCCCACACATCGTGGGGAATGTGTTGGTGCACGAGAGTGCTGTAATCGGAGAAGGGTGCCTCATCGGTCCGGATGTTGCCATCGGCCCGGGATGCGTGGTGGAGGACGGAGTGAGGCTGTCGAGGTGCACGGTGATGAGGGCCGCCCGCATCAAGAAGCACTCGTGCATCTCCAGCAGCATCATCGGGTGGCACTCGACGGTGGGGCAGTGGGCGAGGGTCGAGAATATGACCATTCTCGGTGAGGATGTGCATGTGTGCGATGAGGTTTACAGTAACGGAGGTGTTGTGCTCCCACACAAGGAGATAAAATCCAGCATTCTGAAGCCTGCCATTGTCATGTAG
- the LOC135607755 gene encoding CASP-like protein 5B3 codes for MKVAVGSPGTWSGLLLRVGQCAFAGASIGVMLSAFGFSSYTAFCYLVASMALQILWSFGLLCLDLHALKFKRDLHNPLLVSLFVVGDWVTATLTLAAACSSAGVVVLFVRDVHFCKKYPQLSCGMYQISIAMAFITWLLVATSSLVMFWILASG; via the exons atgaaGGTCGCGGTGGGCAGCCCTGGGACTTGGAGCGGGCTCCTTCTGCGGGTCGGGCAGTGCGCGTTTGCCGGGGCTTCCATCGGGGTGATGCTCTCCGCTTTTGGATTCTCCAGCTACACCGCTTTCTG CTATTTGGTTGCTTCTATGGCACTACAAATTTTGTGGAGCTTTGGGCTCCTATGTCTTGATTTACATGCTCTGAAGTTCAAAAGAGATTTGCATAATCCTTTGCTAGTAAGCTTGTTTGTAGTTGGTGACTGG GTAACAGCGACACTCACACTTGCAGCCGCGTGCTCTTCAGCTGGTGTGGTTGTTCTGTTCGTGAGGGATGTGCATTTCTGCAAAAAGTATCCTCAACTCTCATGTGGCATGTACCAAATCTCCATTGCAATGGCTTTCATCACATGGTTGTTGGTTGCCACATCTTCCCTGGTAATGTTTTGGATCCTGGCATCTGGTTGA